The genomic stretch ATCGCACCGCCGGATGAGAACCCCAGTTTCGTCTTCATTTTTTCATGCCCCCGTTACCCGATATCGGTCAATCGAGACTTCCGTTCTTTGTCTTCGTGGTGCCCGTTGCAGCGGCCCGTCTTCGCGGATGCCGCTGCCGGTCCGGACTAGAAACACTCAACGCTGCCCAACACACCAGATAGCACTCCGACGCAGTCCCGCTTTGCCGCTGGTCGTGCGGCGTAGTGCACGCGCGCAGGACGCGCGGGCAAAGCAGCGGGCGCCGAGGCCGGCACGGCTGGCGTGCCGAGCAGCGTGACCTTCGTGGCACCGCCGGTGAGCAGCGATGCGGTATCCACCTGGTTGCGCAGCACCAGTGACAGCGTGCCGACACTGCGCGCGAGGTCGAGTTTTTCCGCCTGGTCAGGCGTGACTTCGAGCGTGACTGCGTTGACCACTTTGGGTTTGGTTTCGTCACGGCCCACTTCCTGCGCGACGGCCAGCACCAGAATTTTTTCGAGCACGATCTTGGAAATGCTTTCGTCGTTGCCCGATTTGTTCGTGCTGCTTTTGTCTTGCTGCGTGCTGACGATGATGTCGACATAGTTTCCAGGCAGTGCAAAACCCG from Paraburkholderia phytofirmans OLGA172 encodes the following:
- the cpaB gene encoding Flp pilus assembly protein CpaB, with translation MKNIRALVMLVVAAVAGLGAVAVASRWLMDRSSGMTTRVAVAAVDISLGQRLNPDFIKMVDWPAGSIPTGAFSDTQKLDGRVMKNSALRGEPILEGKLAPVGTQGGLSAVIADGKRAITVRVNDVIGVAGFALPGNYVDIIVSTQQDKSSTNKSGNDESISKIVLEKILVLAVAQEVGRDETKPKVVNAVTLEVTPDQAEKLDLARSVGTLSLVLRNQVDTASLLTGGATKVTLLGTPAVPASAPAALPARPARVHYAARPAAKRDCVGVLSGVLGSVECF